The Chitinophaga pinensis DSM 2588 region GCGTCATTGGCATTGGCGCCGTTCATAAAACCACGCGTCGTACCGCCATGGAACATGTACATATTAATAGAAATTCCTGCGGCCAGTACGCTATCCAGTTTACCCAGGTATTGCCGGTATGGAACGGTATGATGTTTTGTGCCCCACCAGTCGAACCAGGCGGGATACCATTCAGCAATATAATAAGGCCCTTTTCCGCTATGATTTTCATTGATCAGTTGTTTTACCTGTAAGGGATCATCGACCCCATTAATAGCGGGTAATAAGCCGGGTAAATGGCCATTTTTGATAGCCGCCTTCGGGTCACAGGTATATAGCAGTCCGTCGAAGCCTGCTTCGACAAACATTTTCCGGTTAATATCGAGATAATCTTTATCATCGGAATAAGACCCGTATTCATTTTCTATCTGCACCATCAGGATATTGCCGCCGTGGGTGACCAGTAATGGAGATAACTGTTTACCCACCGCCATAATATAGTTCCTGTAGGCTTCAAGATATTGCGGCTCTTTACTGCGTACTTTCAGCCCTTTTATCTCCTGCAGCCAGTAAGGATAGCCTCCGAATTCCCATTCTGCGCAAACGTAAGGGCTGGGTCTTAGTACAACCCATAAATCTTCCTCTTTCGCCATTTTTACAAAAGCCGCGATATCATTATTCCCCGAGAAATCATATTGCCCTTTTTCAGGTTCGTGTACATTCCAGAATACGTAGGTGCCTATTGTATTTAACCCCATCGCTTTGGCCATCTTCATCCGGTCCCGCCAGCATTCTCTGGGTACACGGGGATAGTGAATTTCCCCGGAAATCATCTGCAAAGGTTTTCCATCCAGCAGAAAAGCTGTATCACCAAGGGTAAAAGTATGCTGTTGCTGTGCGATGGAAAACAAGTAGGAAAAAACAATGAGTAATGTAATAAAGCCAGTCTTTTTCATGCCGGTTCTTTTAGAGTT contains the following coding sequences:
- a CDS encoding glycoside hydrolase family 35 protein, whose product is MKKTGFITLLIVFSYLFSIAQQQHTFTLGDTAFLLDGKPLQMISGEIHYPRVPRECWRDRMKMAKAMGLNTIGTYVFWNVHEPEKGQYDFSGNNDIAAFVKMAKEEDLWVVLRPSPYVCAEWEFGGYPYWLQEIKGLKVRSKEPQYLEAYRNYIMAVGKQLSPLLVTHGGNILMVQIENEYGSYSDDKDYLDINRKMFVEAGFDGLLYTCDPKAAIKNGHLPGLLPAINGVDDPLQVKQLINENHSGKGPYYIAEWYPAWFDWWGTKHHTVPYRQYLGKLDSVLAAGISINMYMFHGGTTRGFMNGANANDADPYEPQISSYDYDAPLDEAGNATEKFMQFRNVIAKHLPAGTSLPEVPAKRPVISIPEIHLPAATRIFDLLPKPVGSAKPRTFEDLGQAYGWVMYSTTLTGGRKGLLQLKELRDYCVVMVNGKRAGVLDRRSKRDSIALDLPAGKVKLDLLVENLGRINFGPYLLSNRKGITEKVLFDRQELKGWQQYGLPFDKLPAVAAKGIKAGANVPTYRQGTFTLDKTGDTWLDMSNWGKGAVWINGHHLGRYWQVGPQQTIYVPAEWLKKGMNDIVIMELIKPEMEMLSGIDHPILDVLHPEAL